One part of the Treponema peruense genome encodes these proteins:
- the uvrB gene encoding excinuclease ABC subunit UvrB, translating into MRKFKVCSPYEPAGDQPQAIQKLAEGFLRGDKFQTLKGVTGSGKTFTMAKIIEAVQRPTLIISHNKTLSAQLYREFKTFFPDNAVEYFVSYYDYYQPEAYVPARDLYIEKDADVNAEIDKLRLAATYSLMERRDVIIVATVSCIYGLGMPELYKEMRTGIEVGQTLDPHTLAEKLIAVQYTRNDMVLERGRFRIKGDTIEVFPPYMETDQAYRIELDFEEVSAIKRFDTITGETIENLDELWLYPAKHFVVPQDMLNTATQKIEAELNERLEELRGQGKILEAERLKTRTTYDIEMMREMGYCSGIENYSAPIAGRKHGAPPATLLHYFPDDFLCMIDEAHVTVPQIGAMYEGDRSRKQNLIDFGFRLPSALDNRPLKAEEFAAKLGQVIYVTATPRKEEIQKSTQVVEQLIRPTGLLDPLIEVRPSEGQMQDIYNEIQERIKKHERSLVLTLTKKMAEDLTDYLTGLNLKVKYIHSEIDTFERVEILKSLRSGETDVLIGINLLREGIDLPEVSFIAILDADKIGFLRSTTSLIQIIGRAARNAQGTVVMYADRMSDAMKEAIEETSRRRKIQEEYNKEHGITPKTITKAVEDILVHEKTDAEENAKTELEILKKTSNLFVPAQRKKLIEALKKQMSECADHLDYEQAAVIRDQILEIEKTYGK; encoded by the coding sequence CACAGGCAATCCAAAAACTTGCGGAAGGTTTTCTGCGCGGAGACAAATTCCAGACACTCAAGGGCGTAACGGGAAGTGGCAAAACGTTTACCATGGCAAAAATAATAGAAGCCGTACAAAGACCCACGCTTATCATAAGCCACAATAAAACCCTTTCGGCCCAGCTCTACCGCGAATTCAAAACATTTTTCCCCGACAACGCCGTCGAATACTTTGTAAGCTACTACGACTATTACCAGCCCGAAGCCTATGTTCCGGCGCGTGACCTCTATATAGAAAAAGACGCCGACGTCAATGCAGAAATAGACAAACTGCGTCTTGCGGCAACATACAGCCTCATGGAACGCCGTGACGTAATAATTGTTGCCACCGTAAGCTGCATATACGGACTTGGTATGCCTGAACTCTACAAGGAAATGCGCACGGGAATAGAAGTAGGCCAGACACTTGACCCGCACACGCTTGCAGAAAAACTCATTGCAGTCCAATACACACGCAACGACATGGTACTTGAACGCGGACGATTCAGAATAAAGGGAGATACGATAGAAGTTTTCCCTCCCTACATGGAAACAGACCAGGCTTACAGAATAGAACTTGACTTTGAAGAAGTGTCTGCAATAAAACGCTTTGACACCATTACCGGCGAAACAATAGAAAACCTTGACGAACTGTGGCTCTACCCTGCAAAACACTTTGTCGTTCCGCAGGACATGCTCAACACCGCCACGCAGAAAATCGAAGCCGAACTCAACGAACGCCTGGAAGAACTGCGCGGCCAGGGAAAAATACTTGAAGCAGAGCGCCTTAAAACAAGAACAACATACGATATAGAAATGATGCGCGAAATGGGCTACTGTTCCGGAATAGAAAATTATTCGGCACCCATTGCAGGCAGAAAACACGGTGCCCCTCCGGCAACACTGCTCCACTATTTTCCCGACGACTTTCTGTGCATGATAGATGAAGCCCACGTAACGGTTCCGCAGATTGGCGCCATGTACGAAGGAGACCGCAGCCGCAAGCAGAATCTCATAGACTTCGGCTTCAGACTGCCGAGTGCGCTTGACAACAGACCGCTTAAGGCAGAAGAATTTGCAGCAAAACTGGGGCAGGTTATTTACGTAACGGCAACACCGCGCAAAGAAGAAATACAAAAGTCCACTCAAGTTGTTGAACAGCTTATCCGCCCTACAGGACTTCTGGATCCGCTTATCGAAGTGCGCCCGAGCGAAGGCCAGATGCAGGACATCTACAACGAAATCCAGGAAAGAATCAAAAAACACGAACGTTCGCTGGTTCTTACACTTACAAAAAAAATGGCAGAAGACCTTACGGACTATCTTACCGGACTTAACTTAAAGGTAAAATACATTCACTCAGAAATAGACACCTTTGAGCGTGTGGAAATCCTCAAAAGCCTGCGTTCAGGGGAAACTGATGTTTTGATAGGAATAAATCTGCTCAGGGAAGGAATAGATCTGCCCGAAGTCTCTTTCATTGCAATTCTTGACGCAGACAAAATCGGTTTTTTGAGAAGCACAACTTCGCTTATCCAGATTATAGGCCGCGCTGCAAGAAATGCACAGGGAACAGTCGTAATGTATGCAGACCGGATGAGCGATGCCATGAAGGAAGCCATAGAAGAAACTTCCCGTCGCAGAAAAATCCAGGAAGAATACAATAAAGAACACGGAATAACGCCAAAAACAATTACAAAAGCCGTAGAAGATATTCTTGTCCATGAAAAAACAGATGCAGAAGAAAATGCAAAAACAGAACTTGAAATCCTCAAGAAAACATCAAATCTCTTTGTACCTGCCCAGCGCAAAAAACTGATTGAAGCCCTTAAAAAGCAGATGTCAGAATGTGCAGACCACCTGGACTACGAACAGGCCGCCGTTATAAGAGACCAGATTCTTGAAATAGAAAAAACTTACGGTAAATAA
- the rpmB gene encoding 50S ribosomal protein L28: protein MSRTCDICGKGTMHGNKVSKSYNHTRRTWKPNLLKIKTEIFGTTRTLKICTQCLRSGFITKKINVVPANAGAPAKEENK, encoded by the coding sequence ATGTCAAGAACATGCGATATTTGCGGAAAAGGCACAATGCACGGTAACAAGGTCAGCAAATCATACAATCACACACGCCGCACTTGGAAGCCAAATCTTCTTAAGATCAAGACAGAGATTTTCGGAACAACCAGAACTCTCAAGATCTGCACACAGTGTCTTCGCAGCGGATTTATTACAAAGAAAATCAACGTTGTTCCAGCCAATGCCGGAGCACCTGCTAAAGAAGAGAACAAATAA
- a CDS encoding MBL fold metallo-hydrolase, giving the protein MKMILMGTGTSHGIPVIGCDCAVCRSDDVRDKRLRCSLYVSEPASVVIDTGPEFRIQALRCGIKRLDAVLLTHSHADHLHGIDDLRVFSHTKSVDPSFNGECETFGEGLPIYANSQTVNDIENRFDYVFNPVVEGGGKPKLCMKSFSGKSEPLYVGNLRIIPLPIMHGNLEVSGYLLTEEKDGCRKSAAYLTDCNFIPEETFRIIGEQAGQLVHVIIDGLRVEPHSTHFSFEQALEAAERIGAENTWLTHITHNMSHTDIKKYVDSVLDNFPALKKSVSDGGRVGPAFDGLELSF; this is encoded by the coding sequence ATGAAAATGATTTTAATGGGAACGGGGACCAGCCACGGAATTCCCGTAATAGGATGCGACTGTGCGGTCTGCCGTTCTGATGATGTACGTGACAAAAGATTAAGGTGCAGCCTGTATGTTTCTGAACCGGCATCTGTTGTTATAGATACAGGCCCTGAATTCAGAATACAGGCATTGAGGTGCGGTATAAAAAGACTTGACGCCGTACTTTTAACGCACAGCCATGCCGACCATCTGCACGGAATAGACGATCTGCGCGTTTTTAGCCATACAAAATCTGTTGATCCTTCATTCAACGGGGAGTGCGAAACTTTTGGTGAAGGACTTCCGATTTATGCAAACAGTCAGACTGTAAATGATATAGAAAACCGCTTTGACTATGTTTTTAATCCGGTGGTTGAAGGCGGCGGAAAACCCAAGCTTTGCATGAAGTCATTTTCGGGCAAAAGTGAACCGCTTTATGTCGGAAATCTCAGGATTATTCCGCTTCCCATAATGCACGGAAACCTTGAAGTAAGCGGGTATCTTCTTACCGAAGAAAAAGACGGCTGCAGAAAAAGTGCGGCCTATCTTACCGACTGCAATTTTATTCCCGAAGAAACTTTCAGAATTATAGGTGAACAGGCCGGGCAGCTGGTTCATGTTATTATAGACGGACTTCGGGTGGAACCGCATTCCACGCACTTTTCATTTGAACAGGCTCTTGAAGCGGCCGAAAGGATTGGTGCAGAAAATACCTGGCTTACACACATTACGCACAATATGTCCCATACAGATATTAAAAAATATGTTGATTCTGTTCTGGATAATTTTCCTGCATTAAAGAAGTCTGTTTCTGACGGCGGAAGGGTAGGGCCTGCTTTTGACGGGCTGGAACTTTCTTTTTAA
- the rpsU gene encoding 30S ribosomal protein S21 — MATISVDDNENLEKAIKRFKRMVEKEGIIREYKKREYYEKPSTILNRKNKSLQRKLMKKNHRPHESKSAY, encoded by the coding sequence ATGGCAACAATCAGTGTTGACGACAATGAGAACCTCGAGAAGGCAATCAAACGCTTCAAGAGAATGGTTGAAAAGGAAGGCATTATCCGCGAATACAAAAAGCGCGAATATTACGAAAAGCCCTCTACAATCCTTAACCGCAAGAACAAGTCATTGCAGCGCAAGTTGATGAAAAAAAATCACAGACCGCATGAGTCAAAGTCAGCTTATTAA
- a CDS encoding phosphodiester glycosidase family protein, whose amino-acid sequence MSQSQLINSRTCGTTLGDFRGFFFLRKAASVLTSVFLLFSVISCTTLPQKEVPVQKETLLSCSSISWTKVKSQGQIEYALLYDKSIPVRVHVVKVNLLSGVQPVTYPSGSEQKDSKLKALTTQEFAKNTNAAIAVNASPFGCSRNPLSRIFKGKRTITGLHFADGTMFSPPVEKYCALVIKQHKDDGTKFSAQIEESQSVPETQDTYIALGGFFQILRDSEIIEYRRDIKDARTAAGITTDGTVLYLMTVEKNSKSTGLSYPACALLFKNLGCTNAMQFDGGSSAQMVVEGKTVTKMYSIPQANHLGFK is encoded by the coding sequence ATGAGTCAAAGTCAGCTTATTAATAGCAGGACTTGCGGAACAACCCTCGGAGATTTCCGGGGGTTCTTTTTTTTAAGAAAAGCCGCATCTGTCCTCACTTCTGTTTTTTTATTATTCTCAGTTATTTCGTGTACAACCCTTCCGCAAAAAGAAGTTCCCGTACAAAAAGAAACACTTCTTTCCTGCAGCAGCATTTCATGGACAAAAGTCAAATCGCAGGGACAGATAGAATATGCCCTTCTCTATGACAAAAGCATTCCGGTAAGGGTTCACGTCGTAAAAGTCAATCTGCTTTCGGGAGTGCAGCCTGTAACTTATCCTTCTGGCAGTGAACAGAAAGATTCCAAGCTTAAGGCACTCACCACGCAGGAGTTTGCAAAAAATACAAATGCCGCAATTGCAGTAAACGCCTCACCGTTCGGCTGTTCCAGAAACCCTCTCTCTCGTATTTTCAAGGGAAAGCGTACAATTACCGGGCTTCACTTTGCAGACGGAACAATGTTTTCGCCACCTGTAGAAAAATACTGCGCACTTGTAATAAAACAGCACAAAGACGACGGCACAAAATTTTCTGCACAGATAGAAGAATCGCAGTCAGTTCCTGAAACACAGGACACATACATTGCCCTGGGCGGATTTTTTCAGATACTCAGGGATTCAGAAATAATTGAATACAGAAGAGATATAAAAGACGCAAGAACAGCCGCCGGAATAACAACGGATGGAACGGTACTTTATCTTATGACAGTGGAAAAAAATTCAAAAAGCACCGGCCTTTCCTACCCTGCCTGCGCACTGCTGTTCAAAAACCTTGGCTGTACAAATGCCATGCAGTTTGACGGAGGCAGTTCCGCGCAGATGGTTGTAGAAGGAAAGACCGTAACAAAAATGTATTCAATCCCCCAAGCCAACCATCTGGGATTCAAATAA
- the argC gene encoding N-acetyl-gamma-glutamyl-phosphate reductase: MVTVGIIGATGYAGVELLRILLRHPHVKYIYCSSVSFEGQNIDDVYPNLKGMLGDKCGRVLLSADEIKEKADILFTALPHGIAEQYADYCVKNGKKLIDLSADFRYGTDEATFTKWYKKTWDFPEVHQECVYGSPEMNRESIRSARIIGNPGCYVTSVTLGLLPALKNSLVDVNTIIADSKSGVTGAGRNPSMTNQFCECGESFSAYKVGNHRHQSEIERNLSILAGTKANVIFTPHLIPQNRGILSTIYAPLTQSAAGTIAAEAEKRGCTPDEVVRDIYRKTYENEPFVRVLDAGVNATTRVVRYSNFCDIQVYVVNGGKMLEVVSCLDNMIKGAAGQAVQNMNLMYGFGETEAIDFVPPAF; the protein is encoded by the coding sequence ATGGTAACAGTCGGAATTATTGGCGCTACAGGATATGCCGGTGTGGAACTTCTGCGGATTCTGCTGAGACACCCGCATGTAAAATACATTTACTGCAGTTCTGTATCTTTTGAAGGACAGAATATCGATGACGTTTATCCCAATCTTAAGGGAATGCTTGGCGACAAGTGCGGCCGTGTTCTTCTGAGTGCAGATGAAATAAAAGAAAAAGCAGACATTCTTTTTACGGCTCTTCCCCACGGAATTGCAGAACAGTACGCTGACTACTGCGTCAAAAACGGAAAAAAACTTATAGACCTCAGTGCAGACTTCCGCTACGGAACCGACGAGGCTACCTTTACAAAATGGTATAAAAAAACATGGGACTTCCCCGAAGTTCATCAGGAATGTGTTTATGGTTCTCCGGAAATGAACAGGGAAAGCATACGTTCTGCAAGAATTATCGGAAACCCGGGCTGCTATGTTACAAGCGTTACACTTGGACTGCTTCCTGCACTGAAGAATTCTCTGGTTGATGTAAATACAATTATTGCAGACAGCAAAAGCGGTGTTACCGGTGCTGGAAGAAATCCTTCCATGACAAACCAGTTCTGCGAGTGTGGTGAAAGCTTCAGTGCATATAAGGTAGGAAACCACCGCCACCAGAGCGAGATAGAGCGCAATCTTTCTATTCTTGCCGGAACAAAGGCAAATGTAATTTTTACACCGCATCTTATTCCGCAGAACCGCGGCATTCTTTCTACAATTTATGCCCCGCTTACCCAAAGCGCAGCCGGAACAATTGCTGCCGAAGCCGAAAAACGCGGCTGTACTCCGGATGAAGTTGTGCGTGACATTTACAGAAAAACTTATGAAAACGAGCCTTTTGTACGCGTGCTTGACGCCGGTGTGAATGCCACGACACGTGTTGTGCGCTACAGCAATTTCTGTGACATACAGGTTTATGTTGTTAACGGTGGAAAAATGCTTGAAGTCGTAAGCTGTCTGGACAATATGATTAAGGGAGCTGCCGGTCAGGCCGTTCAGAATATGAATCTTATGTACGGCTTTGGGGAAACAGAAGCAATAGACTTTGTTCCGCCGGCCTTTTAG
- a CDS encoding outer membrane protein assembly factor BamD, which yields MKHSIFTAKIAETLFCAALSVAATSCLTTKKEPLSINATSQEIVQAAQTALDEGKTEDALEYYDTLLKRYGMNTAVYVEGRYEAAHIYVKQKKYDLAKPILEEIIQIYDSSQPGALPGAFKKLAENDLKKINSGSKN from the coding sequence ATGAAACATTCAATATTTACAGCAAAAATTGCAGAAACTTTATTCTGCGCCGCGCTTTCTGTTGCGGCAACTTCATGTCTTACAACAAAGAAAGAGCCCCTTTCAATAAACGCCACCAGCCAGGAAATTGTTCAGGCTGCACAGACCGCACTTGATGAAGGGAAAACAGAAGATGCCCTGGAATACTACGACACACTTCTGAAGCGCTATGGAATGAATACTGCAGTTTATGTGGAAGGACGCTACGAAGCCGCACACATATACGTAAAGCAGAAAAAATACGATCTGGCAAAACCGATTCTTGAAGAAATTATACAAATCTATGATTCAAGCCAGCCGGGTGCACTTCCTGGTGCATTCAAAAAACTTGCCGAAAACGATCTAAAAAAAATAAACTCCGGCTCCAAAAATTAG
- a CDS encoding vWA domain-containing protein, which translates to MKKNIFLGVIVYIFASVLSSYAQEQNAPAENRGPLTVLQEDLVVERNSSLGGIDLYIRKKNGTESVMLVETTKDPLGKADNYAYRAAEWNAVNGNEIRYLDGKELKSEYSRFSLVSSTVVSHGDFAECFHIYIPQEIHYGYPWSRNGTVKIGKGTFINIRTFSKKYADYTGEFADNPFMFDIAPVPVSAPKSEPVPLPEPEPEPEKPAPLPEPEVTLTDQYNSAAAEKFAELADKGRGAVTYSKGPETLCQDLLESVEAVMPKDAADIVFAIDTTGSMKDDMDTLKNEWVPKLFEQAKKFGDLRLGLLFYRDYNDSYSFKGLPVKYFDFTRYPQQFEKCLATAVIRGNEGGDVPEAVYEALYAALKYYDWRKDASKKIILIGDAEPHPSPRGSKKITQEYVTTLAAEKGIVLDCIIVPDGKGGAR; encoded by the coding sequence ATGAAGAAAAATATATTTTTGGGAGTGATTGTATATATTTTCGCTTCCGTACTGTCATCTTATGCGCAGGAACAGAATGCACCTGCAGAAAACCGTGGACCTCTTACGGTACTGCAGGAAGATCTTGTTGTAGAAAGAAATTCTTCACTTGGCGGAATAGACCTTTATATAAGAAAGAAAAACGGTACCGAAAGTGTAATGCTTGTTGAAACAACAAAGGATCCTTTGGGAAAGGCAGACAATTATGCCTACAGAGCCGCAGAGTGGAATGCAGTAAACGGTAATGAAATTCGTTATCTTGACGGAAAGGAACTCAAGTCGGAGTATTCCAGATTCAGCCTGGTATCTTCAACTGTTGTTTCCCACGGAGACTTCGCTGAATGTTTTCATATTTATATTCCACAGGAAATTCACTACGGATACCCGTGGTCGCGCAACGGAACTGTAAAAATAGGCAAAGGCACTTTTATTAACATCAGAACTTTTTCAAAAAAATATGCCGACTACACAGGTGAGTTTGCAGACAATCCGTTTATGTTTGACATAGCGCCAGTTCCTGTTTCTGCGCCAAAGAGCGAACCCGTACCTCTTCCCGAACCAGAACCTGAGCCCGAAAAGCCGGCGCCTCTTCCCGAACCCGAAGTAACGCTTACAGACCAATACAATTCCGCGGCGGCAGAAAAATTTGCCGAACTTGCAGACAAGGGGCGTGGTGCCGTTACATATTCAAAGGGACCCGAAACTTTGTGCCAGGATCTTCTTGAGTCAGTTGAAGCCGTAATGCCGAAAGACGCAGCAGACATTGTTTTTGCGATTGACACGACCGGCAGTATGAAAGATGACATGGATACTTTAAAAAACGAATGGGTTCCAAAACTTTTTGAACAGGCAAAGAAATTCGGCGATTTGAGGCTGGGACTTCTTTTTTACAGGGACTACAATGATTCATACAGTTTTAAAGGTCTTCCTGTAAAATACTTTGACTTTACAAGATACCCGCAGCAGTTTGAAAAGTGTCTTGCCACGGCTGTCATAAGGGGGAATGAAGGCGGTGATGTTCCCGAAGCAGTATACGAAGCGCTTTATGCAGCCCTCAAGTATTATGATTGGCGCAAAGATGCTTCAAAAAAAATAATTCTTATAGGAGATGCAGAACCACATCCCAGTCCGCGCGGTTCAAAAAAGATTACGCAGGAATACGTGACAACCCTTGCCGCAGAAAAGGGAATTGTGCTTGACTGCATAATTGTTCCTGACGGCAAGGGCGGCGCTCGCTAG
- a CDS encoding cupin domain-containing protein produces the protein MESEIINNTEIESKKRIYHFGEKIRSVREKKHLTLKTVALQAGVSESLVSQIERNRVSPAIDTLLSLANVLDINLEYLFEEYNRRRPVSIIRSGERRTINEEDIMFEEVSAPAEKDGQNTLESYMITIPPKSRTHRGSYGHLGKEVGLILEGSGILHYENERYELDCGDSVTFSAGAPHTLENTGDVPLKAVWTVTPAQKFLG, from the coding sequence ATGGAATCAGAAATCATCAATAATACAGAAATTGAAAGTAAAAAAAGAATCTACCACTTCGGTGAAAAAATCAGAAGTGTAAGAGAAAAAAAACATCTCACCCTCAAGACAGTTGCTCTTCAGGCAGGAGTAAGCGAAAGTCTTGTTTCCCAGATAGAAAGGAACCGCGTGTCTCCTGCAATAGACACTCTTCTTTCACTGGCAAATGTTCTTGACATTAACCTTGAATATCTTTTTGAGGAATACAACAGAAGGCGTCCCGTTTCAATAATTCGCTCCGGTGAAAGACGCACAATAAACGAAGAAGACATCATGTTTGAAGAAGTAAGCGCGCCTGCAGAAAAAGACGGTCAGAATACACTGGAAAGCTACATGATTACGATTCCGCCAAAAAGCAGAACCCACCGCGGAAGCTACGGACATCTTGGCAAGGAAGTGGGCCTTATCCTTGAAGGAAGCGGAATTCTCCACTACGAAAACGAACGCTACGAACTTGACTGCGGTGACAGCGTAACATTCAGTGCAGGAGCGCCGCACACACTTGAAAACACGGGCGATGTTCCGCTCAAGGCTGTCTGGACAGTAACCCCGGCGCAGAAATTCCTCGGGTAA